One segment of Leptospirillum ferrooxidans C2-3 DNA contains the following:
- a CDS encoding F0F1 ATP synthase subunit A: MNGNPLEEFFLHPILKMHMLGFDISITQAVMAMWVIIGVAIVIASILQSGASIVPGKLQSLVEMLYETMVKVVDENIGEEKRKTYLPWILSLFLFVFLGNFIGLVPGSFTITSELLITGMLALGVYLVSLVVGFATHGVKFLSILVPEGVPGWMLPLIIPIEIISQLARPLSLAVRLFANMTAGHTILFVLFSLTGALAIYLKWLPFSISVVLYLLEVLVAFIQAYIFAILSAVYLGQAVKLNH; the protein is encoded by the coding sequence GTGAACGGAAATCCCCTTGAGGAATTTTTTCTTCACCCAATCTTAAAGATGCACATGCTTGGTTTTGATATATCGATCACTCAGGCTGTGATGGCCATGTGGGTCATTATAGGCGTTGCGATCGTTATTGCGTCAATCCTTCAATCGGGTGCTTCCATTGTGCCTGGAAAGCTGCAGAGCCTTGTTGAAATGCTTTACGAGACGATGGTCAAGGTGGTGGATGAAAACATTGGTGAAGAGAAAAGAAAAACCTATCTTCCCTGGATTTTGTCCCTGTTCCTCTTTGTATTCCTCGGAAACTTCATCGGACTAGTCCCCGGATCGTTTACGATTACGAGCGAGCTCCTGATCACGGGGATGCTGGCTTTGGGTGTTTATCTGGTCAGTCTTGTTGTCGGATTTGCCACACATGGAGTCAAGTTTCTGTCCATATTGGTTCCGGAGGGCGTCCCCGGCTGGATGTTGCCATTGATCATTCCGATTGAAATCATCTCCCAGCTGGCTCGACCCCTGTCTTTGGCTGTTCGTCTTTTTGCCAATATGACGGCTGGTCATACGATTCTTTTTGTCCTTTTTTCACTGACGGGGGCGCTGGCCATCTACTTGAAATGGCTGCCGTTCTCAATATCCGTGGTCCTCTACCTACTTGAGGTCCTGGTCGCCTTTATTCAGGCGTATATTTTTGCCATCCTGTCGGCGGTCTATCTGGGACAGGCTGTCAAACTCAACCACTGA
- the atpE gene encoding ATP synthase F0 subunit C has protein sequence MDVHAAALIGMGAAAIGVAGSGAGIGYIFGKMIEAVARQPEAEARVSKYMWLGFALSEAVALYALVIAFIIMGLRS, from the coding sequence ATGGATGTTCATGCTGCTGCTTTGATTGGTATGGGTGCTGCCGCAATTGGTGTGGCCGGATCAGGTGCTGGAATCGGCTATATCTTCGGAAAGATGATCGAGGCAGTTGCCCGCCAGCCAGAGGCTGAGGCTAGGGTGTCAAAATACATGTGGCTGGGGTTTGCTTTGTCAGAAGCCGTTGCCCTTTATGCCCTTGTTATTGCGTTCATCATCATGGGTCTCCGTTCTTAG
- the atpF gene encoding F0F1 ATP synthase subunit B, whose protein sequence is MPQFDQTFFSSLTFWSVLSFILMLLIVRRYLLPSLTKVLDERRRKVMGDIEAAEKARKESERLLEEHRQLLAQAKGQADAILHQAEEMARVIREEKQRETLVEVDNRLKKAEAQIKSDIERVRNELKKETVSLVVRGVESVLEESLSESQKMMFINRAIRAVDTREPKKVG, encoded by the coding sequence GTGCCTCAGTTTGATCAGACTTTTTTTTCATCACTGACTTTCTGGTCAGTGCTTTCTTTTATCTTGATGCTGTTGATTGTCCGACGTTATCTTTTGCCTTCCCTGACGAAAGTTCTGGATGAGCGGCGTCGAAAGGTAATGGGCGATATTGAGGCAGCAGAAAAAGCGCGCAAGGAATCTGAGCGTCTTCTGGAAGAGCACCGCCAACTTCTTGCCCAGGCAAAGGGACAGGCTGATGCCATCTTGCATCAGGCAGAAGAAATGGCGCGGGTGATTCGCGAAGAAAAGCAGAGAGAAACTCTTGTTGAAGTCGATAATCGGTTGAAAAAAGCCGAGGCCCAAATCAAGAGCGATATAGAGCGCGTCCGAAATGAACTCAAGAAAGAAACGGTCTCCCTTGTAGTCAGGGGTGTTGAGAGCGTTCTTGAGGAAAGCCTTTCTGAGTCCCAGAAAATGATGTTTATCAACAGGGCAATCCGGGCCGTTGATACCCGGGAACCAAAGAAGGTCGGATGA
- a CDS encoding F0F1 ATP synthase subunit delta has translation MNRRSRSREGTKVLLNMLRSRIGLDEATFERYSDFLKGLCDIRHNRIVRSVSMNGSIPLVEKLAFFSRLPDASSLETDEGLRNSLVLIILFDLWSSLPKILSSMRDDYFARSGQVEVLIHSAGVLSEAEQKNVLDRLRDQLGGKSVRPVWSVEPDLKAGLVLRMGTQVWDGSLKGRLARMEMDLLQA, from the coding sequence ATGAACAGGCGATCGAGATCCCGTGAAGGGACAAAAGTTCTCCTGAATATGCTCCGGTCCCGGATAGGACTTGACGAAGCTACTTTTGAACGCTATTCCGATTTTTTGAAGGGGCTTTGTGACATTCGTCATAATCGGATTGTCAGATCAGTGAGTATGAATGGTTCTATTCCGCTGGTTGAAAAGCTGGCGTTTTTTTCCCGCTTGCCTGATGCTTCTTCTCTGGAAACGGATGAAGGTTTGCGAAACAGTCTGGTCCTTATCATTTTGTTTGATTTGTGGTCTAGTTTGCCAAAGATTCTATCAAGCATGAGGGATGATTATTTTGCGCGCTCGGGACAGGTTGAGGTATTGATCCATTCAGCCGGCGTCCTTTCAGAGGCAGAGCAAAAAAATGTACTGGATCGTCTTAGGGATCAGCTGGGTGGAAAAAGCGTCAGGCCGGTATGGTCGGTTGAGCCGGACCTGAAGGCGGGACTTGTGCTGAGAATGGGAACCCAGGTATGGGATGGGAGCCTGAAAGGGCGCCTGGCAAGAATGGAAATGGACCTTCTTCAGGCGTAA
- the atpA gene encoding F0F1 ATP synthase subunit alpha, whose translation MKSTDITNDILKSLGEIKAGVVAEDRGTVLQSGDGIIRLSGLGGAMAGEILEIVKGGKALVLNLEENEVGAALLESDEGVVAGDEVRTTGKVMEVPVGPEMIGRVVNALGQPIDGKGPINAAASSPVEKIAPGVATRKSVGVPLQTGVKAIDAMIPVGRGQRELIIGDRQTGKTTIALDAIINQKGQNVICVYVAIGQKASSIVNAVSILERSGAMEYTIVLSASASESAALQYIAPYSGCAMGEYFRDRGQDALIVYDDLTKHAWAYRQLSLLMRRPPGREAYPGDVFYLHSRLLERAARLNEENGGGSLTALPIIETQAGDVSAYVPTNVISITDGQIYLETDLFYSGIRPAINPGISVSRVGGAAQIKAMKQVAGKLRLDMAQFRELAAFAQFASDLDKTTRDQIERGLRLTEILKQPNYSPLPVEKQVAIIYAGTNGYLDSIKPDSVSRFEKEFFLFVEANDPGILDSIRNEKVISDATAEKLKNALKSFVSMFKE comes from the coding sequence TTGAAAAGCACAGACATCACAAATGACATATTAAAAAGTCTTGGTGAAATCAAGGCAGGGGTTGTGGCAGAAGATCGTGGAACGGTTCTTCAGTCAGGAGATGGAATCATTCGTCTGTCGGGTCTCGGTGGAGCCATGGCAGGAGAGATTCTTGAAATCGTGAAGGGCGGAAAAGCACTGGTCCTCAACCTGGAAGAAAACGAAGTTGGTGCGGCTTTGTTGGAGTCGGATGAGGGTGTTGTTGCCGGAGATGAAGTCCGAACTACCGGAAAGGTTATGGAAGTCCCGGTAGGACCGGAAATGATAGGGCGCGTTGTGAATGCTCTTGGTCAGCCAATAGATGGAAAAGGGCCTATTAATGCGGCTGCCTCTTCCCCAGTAGAAAAAATTGCACCAGGGGTCGCGACCAGAAAATCGGTCGGAGTTCCTCTTCAGACAGGTGTGAAAGCTATTGATGCAATGATTCCGGTTGGTCGTGGTCAAAGAGAGCTGATTATTGGCGACCGCCAGACCGGAAAAACCACGATTGCCCTTGATGCGATTATTAACCAAAAGGGGCAAAACGTTATCTGTGTATATGTTGCCATTGGTCAAAAGGCATCAAGCATTGTTAATGCCGTAAGCATTCTCGAGAGAAGTGGCGCGATGGAGTACACAATTGTGTTGTCCGCTTCGGCTTCCGAGTCTGCGGCTCTTCAGTACATCGCACCTTATTCAGGATGTGCAATGGGGGAATATTTCCGTGACAGGGGTCAGGATGCCCTGATTGTATATGATGACCTGACAAAACATGCTTGGGCATATCGCCAGTTGTCTCTCTTGATGAGACGCCCGCCAGGCCGTGAAGCCTATCCCGGAGATGTTTTCTATCTTCATAGCCGTTTACTGGAGCGGGCAGCCCGACTCAATGAGGAAAATGGGGGCGGATCCCTGACAGCGCTTCCAATTATTGAAACTCAGGCAGGGGATGTTTCGGCCTATGTTCCCACCAATGTCATTTCCATCACTGATGGACAGATCTATCTTGAAACGGATCTTTTTTACTCAGGCATCCGTCCCGCGATCAATCCTGGCATTTCGGTTTCCCGGGTTGGTGGAGCGGCTCAGATCAAGGCAATGAAACAGGTTGCTGGAAAGCTTCGCCTCGATATGGCCCAGTTCAGGGAATTGGCCGCTTTTGCCCAGTTTGCCTCGGATCTCGACAAGACCACCCGGGACCAGATTGAGAGAGGATTAAGGCTGACAGAAATTCTGAAACAGCCCAACTATTCTCCACTTCCCGTTGAAAAACAGGTTGCGATCATATATGCCGGAACAAATGGTTATCTGGATTCGATTAAACCGGACAGTGTATCCCGATTTGAAAAAGAGTTTTTCCTCTTTGTTGAAGCGAATGATCCCGGAATTCTGGATTCTATCAGAAATGAAAAGGTCATCTCGGATGCAACGGCAGAAAAGCTCAAAAACGCTTTGAAATCTTTTGTCTCCATGTTCAAGGAGTAA
- the atpG gene encoding ATP synthase F1 subunit gamma, whose amino-acid sequence MASLRSIRTRIKSVKNTRQITKAMEMVASAKMRRAQQRVLDTRPYADRIHEILVRMGTRSSFSTHPYFQIKPVKKVGIVLVSTDRGLCGPINSNLFRTILKFMGERPEVEFEFVTIGKKGRDFVRRSGRKLVGVVEGVKDRGPITEILPATQVVIEEFADKGEWQEVWIFYTQFVSIMSQKPMMERILPIKPEHLQPKEGADLTGEYLYEPDDSREILDVLLPRYFETIIFQRVLENFASEYSARMVAMKNATTNAKEVIYGLTLTYNKLRQANITKEISEISSGAEAIQQG is encoded by the coding sequence GTGGCGTCACTTCGTTCGATCAGGACACGGATAAAGTCCGTCAAAAATACGCGACAGATCACCAAGGCAATGGAAATGGTGGCCTCAGCGAAAATGCGACGGGCTCAGCAAAGGGTCTTGGACACACGACCTTATGCAGACAGGATTCATGAAATCCTCGTCAGGATGGGGACAAGATCGAGTTTTTCGACCCATCCTTATTTTCAGATCAAGCCTGTCAAGAAAGTGGGGATAGTCCTTGTTTCCACAGACAGGGGGCTTTGTGGTCCGATCAACTCTAATCTTTTCAGAACTATACTCAAGTTCATGGGAGAGCGACCTGAAGTCGAATTCGAGTTTGTGACAATCGGAAAAAAAGGACGTGATTTTGTCAGACGGTCAGGACGAAAGCTCGTTGGTGTTGTCGAAGGGGTGAAGGATCGTGGTCCTATCACAGAAATTCTTCCGGCAACGCAGGTTGTCATCGAAGAGTTCGCGGACAAGGGAGAGTGGCAGGAAGTCTGGATCTTCTATACACAGTTTGTATCGATTATGAGCCAGAAACCGATGATGGAGAGAATTTTGCCCATCAAGCCAGAACACCTTCAGCCAAAGGAAGGTGCGGATCTGACCGGTGAATATCTGTATGAACCTGATGATAGCCGAGAGATCCTTGATGTTCTTCTCCCCAGGTATTTTGAGACGATTATTTTCCAACGAGTCCTGGAAAACTTTGCAAGTGAATACAGTGCCAGAATGGTTGCGATGAAAAACGCGACAACGAATGCCAAAGAGGTGATTTACGGTTTAACACTCACCTATAACAAGTTGCGTCAGGCAAATATTACGAAAGAGATCTCAGAAATCTCATCTGGGGCGGAAGCGATCCAGCAGGGATAA
- the atpD gene encoding F0F1 ATP synthase subunit beta: METGEIVQVIGPVVDVRFEGANLPAIYAALVVEGSGIILETQQQLGEGVVRTIAMSTTDHLVRGMKVKNTGKPIMVPVGQEVLGRMMDVLGTPVDDAGPIPTDKLRSIHRDPPPYDELATSTEVFETGIKVIDLIAPFSKGGKTGLFGGAGVGKTVIIMELIRNIAMEHGGFSVFAGVGERTREGNDLWNEMKESKVIDKTSLVYGQMNEPPGVRLRVALTGLAQAEFFRDEEQRDVLFFVDNIFRFTLAGAEVSALLGRMPSAVGYQPTLAVEMGGLQERITSTKKGSITSVQAVYVPADDLTDPAPATTFSHLDATVVLNRSIAEAGIYPAVDPLDSTSRILDPMVIGEEHYKVARGVQKILQKFKDLQDIIAILGMDELSEDDKRIVSRARRIQRFLSQPFFVAEVFTGSPGKYVSRADTVKGFKEIIEGKYDDLPEQAFYMVGTIEEAIEKAEKLKAKA, encoded by the coding sequence ATGGAAACAGGGGAAATTGTCCAGGTCATCGGACCGGTTGTTGATGTCCGGTTTGAAGGAGCAAATCTGCCAGCAATATACGCAGCTCTGGTTGTGGAAGGTTCAGGGATCATCCTCGAGACCCAGCAACAACTGGGAGAGGGCGTTGTCCGGACCATTGCGATGTCGACAACGGATCATCTGGTCCGGGGAATGAAAGTCAAAAATACCGGAAAGCCGATCATGGTTCCTGTCGGTCAGGAGGTGTTGGGCCGGATGATGGATGTTCTCGGAACTCCAGTGGATGACGCCGGTCCGATTCCAACAGACAAACTTCGTTCCATTCATCGCGATCCACCTCCATATGATGAGCTTGCCACATCCACAGAAGTGTTCGAAACCGGAATCAAGGTCATTGATCTTATTGCTCCGTTTTCCAAAGGCGGGAAGACAGGTCTTTTTGGTGGTGCCGGTGTTGGTAAAACCGTCATTATCATGGAACTGATCAGAAATATCGCCATGGAACATGGAGGCTTTTCCGTTTTTGCCGGTGTGGGAGAGCGAACCAGAGAAGGAAACGATCTCTGGAATGAAATGAAGGAATCGAAGGTTATAGACAAGACCAGTCTGGTTTACGGTCAGATGAATGAACCCCCCGGAGTGCGTCTGCGGGTGGCCCTGACAGGTTTGGCCCAGGCCGAGTTCTTCAGGGATGAAGAGCAGAGAGATGTTCTGTTCTTTGTTGACAATATCTTCCGATTTACCCTGGCCGGTGCGGAAGTCTCTGCCCTTTTGGGTCGTATGCCTTCAGCGGTGGGGTACCAGCCAACACTTGCTGTTGAAATGGGCGGGCTTCAGGAGCGAATCACCTCTACCAAAAAAGGCTCTATCACCTCTGTTCAGGCTGTATATGTTCCAGCGGACGATCTTACCGACCCAGCTCCGGCAACAACATTCTCTCACTTGGATGCGACCGTCGTGTTGAACCGGTCCATTGCTGAAGCCGGTATCTACCCTGCGGTGGATCCTCTTGACTCCACATCTCGTATTCTGGACCCGATGGTTATTGGTGAAGAGCATTACAAAGTGGCCCGAGGTGTTCAGAAAATTCTTCAGAAGTTTAAGGATCTTCAGGATATTATTGCCATCCTTGGTATGGATGAGTTGTCTGAAGATGATAAACGGATTGTCTCTCGAGCCCGCAGAATACAACGTTTCCTCTCCCAGCCCTTTTTTGTTGCTGAGGTCTTTACAGGGAGCCCAGGAAAATATGTTTCCCGTGCTGATACCGTCAAAGGCTTCAAGGAAATCATCGAAGGAAAATATGATGATCTCCCAGAGCAAGCCTTTTATATGGTGGGAACCATCGAAGAGGCCATTGAAAAAGCAGAAAAATTAAAGGCAAAGGCTTGA
- the atpC gene encoding ATP synthase F1 subunit epsilon → MSFQLTLVTQEKSLLTDVVDFVQAKGVEGEFGVLTGHTPFLTLLDVGEFIVRKGESTYAYFVAGGIVEVLPHQVTVLADIVERADEIDAGRAEKARANAEKALSEPMAEDTRLLYQQAYRRASVRLRIVARRSAPSGSFQTPPGTGPN, encoded by the coding sequence ATGTCATTCCAGCTGACTCTTGTCACGCAAGAAAAATCACTCCTGACAGATGTTGTCGATTTTGTTCAGGCAAAAGGTGTCGAAGGAGAGTTCGGAGTCCTTACAGGACATACGCCTTTCCTGACATTGCTTGATGTTGGCGAGTTTATTGTCAGGAAGGGTGAATCGACCTACGCATATTTTGTGGCCGGTGGGATTGTTGAGGTTTTACCTCATCAGGTTACTGTACTTGCAGATATTGTTGAGCGAGCCGATGAAATCGATGCTGGCAGAGCCGAAAAAGCCAGAGCCAACGCTGAGAAAGCTCTTTCTGAGCCTATGGCGGAAGATACAAGACTCCTTTACCAGCAAGCTTATCGCAGAGCGTCGGTGAGGCTTCGCATCGTGGCAAGAAGATCAGCTCCAAGCGGAAGTTTCCAGACACCGCCGGGAACCGGACCGAACTAG
- a CDS encoding MBL fold metallo-hydrolase, which translates to MINMLLEDQLSDVLRKFRYGRKISLKTLEQNSGITMELLRSFESGDQLPNQSQLNLLGEALGFDPAIPAKIHFHPERTPNPKLPHWIHPVKENFHGMDVWCYVVDLPDAEPGSGKTQSILVDTGSATDILHHYLDTENISLKGILLTHGHEDHGGGIEHLPPNLPVYLNDADMPLLKTHMPNPPMTFSPEDARDLLGAWGVSKFEITPMPGHTKGSVAYRIDNALFVGDGIFCGSAGKPWTPEDFKDELESIKTLLESYPEDLVILSGHGPFTTVGMEKGINPFYHCAI; encoded by the coding sequence ATGATCAACATGCTTCTTGAAGACCAATTGTCAGATGTTCTCAGAAAATTCCGATATGGTCGAAAAATCAGTTTGAAAACACTTGAACAAAATTCCGGGATCACAATGGAACTCCTGAGATCATTTGAATCAGGCGACCAATTACCGAACCAGTCACAATTAAATCTGTTGGGGGAAGCCCTCGGTTTTGATCCGGCCATCCCTGCAAAAATCCACTTTCATCCCGAACGGACACCCAATCCCAAACTTCCTCACTGGATACATCCTGTAAAGGAAAACTTTCATGGAATGGATGTATGGTGTTATGTCGTCGATCTCCCTGATGCGGAACCTGGATCGGGAAAAACGCAATCTATTCTCGTCGATACTGGAAGCGCGACAGATATCCTCCACCATTATCTTGATACAGAAAACATATCTCTTAAAGGAATCCTTTTAACGCACGGCCACGAAGACCATGGAGGGGGGATCGAACATCTCCCCCCTAACCTTCCGGTTTACCTGAATGATGCTGACATGCCTCTCCTGAAGACACATATGCCGAATCCCCCTATGACCTTTTCACCGGAAGATGCCCGCGATCTTTTAGGGGCATGGGGAGTTTCCAAATTTGAGATTACCCCTATGCCAGGTCATACCAAAGGATCGGTCGCCTATAGAATTGATAATGCCTTATTTGTCGGAGACGGGATTTTTTGTGGTTCCGCAGGAAAACCCTGGACACCGGAGGACTTTAAAGATGAACTGGAATCGATCAAAACACTTCTGGAATCCTATCCTGAAGATCTGGTCATTCTTTCAGGACATGGTCCATTTACAACGGTTGGAATGGAAAAAGGAATCAATCCCTTCTACCATTGTGCAATCTAA
- a CDS encoding IS256 family transposase, which translates to MEENTLIGFVKPRTISDPLTELLRMGARKLIEAAIQAELSEFLGQFEQRKTSEGKRGVIRNGYQPEREILTGVGAVSVRIPKVRSRTGDAVTFRSALVPPYVRKTRSLEAALPWLYLKGISTGEMQEALSVLVGPEAKGLSPGVIRRLKESWLQEDSEWKKRRLDKDRWVYLWADGIYSGIRASSERLCALVIVGVNDRGEKHFLAIEDGMRESIQSWKDVLLDLKERGLSSPKLAIGDGAMGFWGAMEAVFPQTTHQRCWVHKTANVLNYLPDYLPDSLQEKAKKGLHEIWMSEGREPAQKAFDTFLKTYEAKYPKATECLLKDREPLLAFYDFPAEHWIHIRTTNPIESSFATIRHRTNQARGCFSKETILTMMFKLGLCAEKRWRKIKGFTHLALILEGKIFKDGILEDNSKQDAA; encoded by the coding sequence ATGGAAGAGAATACACTGATCGGGTTTGTGAAGCCAAGGACGATTTCAGACCCGTTGACCGAACTTTTGAGGATGGGAGCCCGGAAATTGATCGAAGCAGCCATTCAGGCGGAATTGTCTGAATTCCTTGGGCAGTTCGAGCAACGGAAGACCTCCGAGGGGAAAAGAGGAGTGATCCGAAACGGGTATCAACCGGAACGGGAGATTCTGACGGGGGTCGGAGCAGTCTCCGTTCGGATTCCGAAGGTCCGGAGCCGGACAGGAGACGCAGTAACCTTTCGATCTGCCCTGGTTCCTCCGTATGTTCGGAAAACAAGATCTCTGGAAGCGGCGCTTCCCTGGCTCTACCTCAAGGGGATTTCGACAGGTGAGATGCAGGAGGCTCTCTCCGTTCTGGTGGGACCCGAAGCCAAAGGACTCTCCCCGGGCGTGATTCGACGACTGAAGGAAAGCTGGCTCCAGGAAGACTCCGAGTGGAAGAAACGGCGTCTGGACAAAGACCGCTGGGTGTATCTCTGGGCGGACGGAATCTACAGCGGAATTCGGGCCAGTTCGGAACGTTTATGCGCTCTTGTGATTGTTGGAGTGAATGATCGGGGAGAAAAGCACTTCTTGGCGATCGAGGATGGGATGAGGGAATCGATCCAGAGCTGGAAGGATGTCCTTCTGGATCTGAAGGAACGGGGCCTTTCTTCTCCAAAACTGGCCATTGGGGATGGAGCCATGGGGTTCTGGGGAGCCATGGAGGCGGTCTTTCCCCAAACGACGCATCAGCGGTGTTGGGTTCATAAGACAGCCAATGTTCTCAACTACCTTCCGGACTACCTTCCGGACTCCCTTCAGGAGAAGGCCAAGAAAGGACTCCATGAGATCTGGATGTCGGAAGGCCGAGAACCGGCTCAGAAAGCGTTCGACACGTTTCTAAAAACCTACGAAGCCAAATACCCGAAAGCCACGGAATGTCTCCTGAAAGATCGGGAACCGCTCCTGGCCTTCTACGACTTTCCGGCGGAGCATTGGATTCACATCCGGACGACCAACCCGATTGAATCGAGCTTTGCCACGATTCGACATCGGACCAATCAGGCCCGAGGATGCTTCAGCAAAGAGACGATCCTGACCATGATGTTTAAGTTGGGACTTTGTGCCGAGAAACGGTGGAGAAAGATCAAGGGGTTCACCCACTTGGCTCTGATTCTGGAAGGGAAAATATTTAAAGACGGAATTCTAGAGGACAACTCAAAGCAGGACGCGGCTTGA
- a CDS encoding IS3 family transposase (programmed frameshift), which produces MGQQYALEFKESIVKRMLSPQNEYIPTLSRETGIPVDTLYTWRVKYRSRFMGAALLKDRETSSLSSEEKLSILLETMSLNEHELGEYCRQKGLYPEQIEAWKKTVLEGLGSLPEKTQREKVSQQAKTIRQLESELLRKEKALAEAATLLMLKKKVDGSFGGKRGRKIDGESRQEMTRLIEEARKEGARLSRICAVLEISPRTFQRHGKKKAGGEDGRKAAQTKRAPANGLTCEEEAMIVSTVNEPRFASMSPAQIVPILADEEQYLASESTLYRILRKRGQLAHRGRSKAPTHKRPSPLEATAPNQVWTWDITYLSTTVKGHFFYLYLILDLYSRKVVGWEVYAEESSEHAAETIRKTVFRERKGGIAPKVVLHSDNGAPMKGATMLGTLQMLGIRPSFGRPSVSNDNAYSESLFKTLKYRPDDPVEKPFDTLEEGRKWVSSFTGWYNEEHRHSAIKFVTPSQRHSGKEREILNRRERIYQEAQKKNPERWSGKTRDWTPIGKVTLNP; this is translated from the exons ATGGGTCAACAATACGCATTGGAATTCAAGGAAAGCATCGTCAAGAGAATGCTTTCTCCTCAGAACGAATATATCCCCACCTTGTCCCGGGAAACCGGGATTCCTGTCGATACTCTTTATACCTGGAGGGTTAAATATCGATCCCGGTTCATGGGCGCAGCCCTTTTGAAAGATCGGGAAACGTCTTCCCTGAGCTCGGAAGAGAAGCTTTCAATCCTTCTCGAAACAATGTCCTTAAATGAACACGAGTTGGGAGAGTATTGTCGTCAAAAGGGCCTCTACCCGGAACAGATTGAGGCCTGGAAGAAAACGGTTCTGGAGGGGTTGGGCTCTCTCCCTGAAAAGACGCAGAGGGAAAAGGTATCTCAGCAAGCCAAAACGATCCGGCAGCTGGAAAGCGAGCTTCTTCGGAAGGAAAAAGCCCTGGCAGAGGCGGCCACTCTCCTGATGCTTAAAAAAAAAGTGGACG GCTCTTTTGGAGGAAAAAGAGGTCGGAAGATCGATGGGGAGTCCCGTCAGGAAATGACACGTTTGATCGAGGAAGCCCGAAAGGAGGGGGCTCGCCTTTCCAGGATCTGTGCCGTTCTGGAGATTTCTCCCAGGACGTTCCAGCGACATGGGAAGAAGAAAGCGGGAGGAGAGGACGGGCGCAAGGCAGCCCAGACGAAACGAGCCCCTGCCAATGGGCTCACTTGCGAAGAGGAGGCCATGATTGTATCGACGGTGAACGAACCTCGCTTCGCCTCCATGTCTCCGGCCCAGATCGTTCCGATTCTGGCCGATGAAGAGCAGTATCTGGCATCGGAGTCGACTCTCTACCGGATCCTTCGGAAGAGAGGGCAGCTTGCCCATCGTGGGCGTTCCAAGGCCCCGACACACAAGCGTCCTTCGCCGCTTGAAGCCACCGCTCCGAATCAGGTCTGGACATGGGATATCACCTATCTCTCCACGACCGTCAAAGGCCATTTTTTCTATTTGTACCTGATTCTGGATCTTTACAGCCGAAAGGTTGTGGGATGGGAGGTCTATGCGGAAGAATCCTCCGAACATGCGGCCGAGACGATCCGGAAAACCGTTTTTCGGGAGAGAAAAGGAGGGATCGCGCCGAAGGTCGTCCTGCACTCGGACAATGGGGCGCCTATGAAGGGAGCCACAATGCTTGGAACGCTCCAGATGCTGGGAATTCGCCCCTCATTCGGGCGTCCTTCCGTCAGTAATGACAACGCCTATTCGGAGTCACTCTTCAAAACCCTGAAATACCGGCCGGACGACCCGGTGGAAAAGCCCTTCGACACACTGGAAGAGGGGCGGAAATGGGTCTCATCTTTCACAGGGTGGTACAACGAAGAGCACCGCCACAGTGCCATCAAGTTTGTAACGCCTTCACAGAGACATAGCGGGAAAGAGCGGGAAATTCTGAATCGAAGGGAGAGGATTTACCAGGAAGCACAAAAGAAAAATCCCGAACGATGGTCCGGAAAAACGAGAGACTGGACGCCTATCGGAAAAGTGACTTTAAATCCTTAA
- a CDS encoding DUF302 domain-containing protein yields MKIFSRMLVPAIVVFLAMGFSGLSKASAAESRLVSVTTHGSFNQTVSMFKKLVAKNGMMVLGMLNQGKVMGMTGLKLRSETFFVGNPTMGKKLFSAQKGVGVLIPVRVNIYVNNDGKTIVSYLLPSKELGAFHDPMLVKMGMMLDKNLAMMTGMLK; encoded by the coding sequence ATGAAGATTTTTTCGAGGATGCTGGTACCGGCTATTGTAGTTTTTTTGGCAATGGGATTTTCTGGACTTTCTAAGGCCAGCGCGGCAGAAAGTCGTCTTGTTTCGGTAACGACTCATGGTTCTTTTAACCAGACTGTCTCGATGTTCAAGAAGCTTGTGGCAAAAAACGGGATGATGGTCCTGGGGATGCTTAACCAGGGAAAGGTCATGGGAATGACAGGACTCAAGCTCCGGTCCGAAACATTTTTTGTCGGAAATCCGACGATGGGCAAGAAACTGTTCTCTGCCCAAAAGGGTGTGGGAGTTCTGATTCCGGTTCGGGTCAACATCTATGTGAATAACGATGGAAAAACAATCGTGAGCTATCTTTTGCCTTCCAAGGAACTCGGTGCTTTCCATGATCCGATGTTGGTCAAGATGGGAATGATGCTGGACAAAAATCTTGCCATGATGACAGGCATGTTGAAGTAA